AGATCGAGCGCGACGAGCTGAGCCGCCTGCTGTACGAGCGCACCAGCGACCACACCGAGTACCTGTTCGGCGATTCGATCGCGTCGATGACCGAGAGCGCCGACGGGGTGCGGGTGTACTTCGAACGCGGGGAACCACGCACCTTCGACCTCGTGCTCGGCGCGGACGGGCTGCACTCGAACGTGCGGGCGCTGGCGTTCGGGCCCGAGTCGCGGTTCGTCCGGTTCCTGGGGTACTACGTGGCCGCGTTCGAGATGCCCGACTTCCTCGGCCTCGACCACAGCGGGCTGATGTACAACGAGCCGGGCCTGGGGGCGAACATCGGCAGCGCGGGCGGCAAGACCGACGGCGGGTTCGTGTTCCCGTCGGAGCGGCTGGAGTACGACCGGCACGACCTGGACGCGCAGAAGCAGCTGGTCGCCGATCGCTGCGCGGGGGCGGGCTGGGAGGTGCCGCGGCTGCTGGAGGCGATGTGGGCGGCGCCGGAGATGTACTTCGACTCGATCAGCCAGGTGCGGATGCCCGGCTTCCAGCGCGGCCGGGTGGCGCTGGTCGGCGACGCGGGCTACGGCGCGACGCTGGGCGGGCTGGGCACGGGCACCGCGCTGGTCGGGGCGTACGTGCTGGCCGGTGAACTCGCCGTCGC
The genomic region above belongs to Amycolatopsis sp. YIM 10 and contains:
- a CDS encoding FAD-dependent monooxygenase; protein product: MTKNILISGASVAGPALAYWLHRYGFTPTVVERAPGLRGGGFAVDFRGDVHLRVLREMGILDEVRRRQTNMGDQVVVDAAGKQLAKLPSSFMSGDVEIERDELSRLLYERTSDHTEYLFGDSIASMTESADGVRVYFERGEPRTFDLVLGADGLHSNVRALAFGPESRFVRFLGYYVAAFEMPDFLGLDHSGLMYNEPGLGANIGSAGGKTDGGFVFPSERLEYDRHDLDAQKQLVADRCAGAGWEVPRLLEAMWAAPEMYFDSISQVRMPGFQRGRVALVGDAGYGATLGGLGTGTALVGAYVLAGELAVAHGDHRVAFARYEERMRDYAAGCQKLAEGAGPFLAPPTRLRIWHRNQVYKALSWRRLAGLFDGMTTKAARNVTLPDYRPAPRSAAPRESA